One genomic segment of Desulforamulus reducens MI-1 includes these proteins:
- the yedF gene encoding sulfurtransferase-like selenium metabolism protein YedF: MLKEINNRGLACPHPVINTKRALEEIEQGTVISIVDNEVALENVKRFVENAGYQVKVEENSGEFYITIIKGEGTDPVEVVPVVCETGSMVYLFTSNTFGNGAEDLGEILMVSFFNSLLEKPAPRMIILVNSGVRLAIQQSRVLEQINKLVEQGTEILACGTCLDYYKLKDQLAVGRVTNMLEILENLTGRDKVITI; this comes from the coding sequence TTGCTAAAAGAAATCAACAACAGAGGATTAGCATGTCCGCATCCTGTTATTAACACGAAACGGGCTTTAGAAGAAATTGAGCAGGGCACGGTCATTTCTATCGTGGATAATGAAGTGGCCCTAGAAAATGTAAAAAGATTTGTGGAGAATGCAGGCTATCAGGTTAAGGTAGAAGAGAATAGCGGGGAGTTTTACATTACCATCATTAAGGGAGAGGGGACAGACCCGGTGGAGGTGGTACCAGTAGTCTGTGAGACAGGCTCAATGGTATATCTCTTTACGAGCAATACCTTTGGTAACGGGGCTGAAGATCTAGGAGAAATCCTAATGGTAAGTTTTTTTAATAGCTTGTTAGAGAAACCCGCACCCCGGATGATTATATTGGTTAATTCTGGAGTAAGGTTGGCCATACAACAATCCCGGGTGTTAGAGCAAATTAACAAATTGGTCGAGCAGGGCACAGAAATTTTGGCTTGCGGTACCTGCTTGGATTACTATAAGCTGAAAGACCAATTAGCTGTTGGGCGTGTTACCAATATGCTAGAAATATTAGAAAACTTGACTGGCAGAGATAAAGTTATCACAATATAA
- a CDS encoding NAD(P)/FAD-dependent oxidoreductase has product MRVAIIGAGITGLACAIELEKYGIRPVIFEKNHRIGSPFPYAPLLLDFIFRPIKRPLHTLKTQYNIKLKPISDIRFMRVQGPQAQFSTGGNLGYSLLQGQEIHSIESQMASHLKTSIQFETPVKPEDILKQYDYVVVATGNKEYAHQLGIWQNTYQSWVRGATILGRFNPQEIRFWFNKNYTKGGYAYMVPMGIERATLMLSVADTTQDKLAEFWQKFIDQEKLDPEIVLLWDVAFNTGEVFPHRVGNTFFVGNSGGFVTSWLGEGTFSSIMSGIEAARSIATGCPFEKRMKEITQIMERQARFRSLWDKFDNKGIDRAIRLMGSPLIQYPLYHTNLNFFKAIDHFNDRY; this is encoded by the coding sequence ATGAGAGTAGCTATCATCGGGGCAGGCATTACCGGACTTGCTTGTGCCATCGAACTTGAAAAATATGGTATCAGACCAGTAATATTTGAAAAAAATCATCGTATTGGCAGCCCATTTCCCTACGCCCCCTTATTATTAGATTTTATTTTTCGGCCTATTAAAAGACCACTACATACCCTAAAGACTCAATATAATATTAAATTAAAGCCGATCAGTGATATACGTTTTATGCGGGTCCAAGGACCTCAGGCTCAGTTTTCTACGGGAGGCAACCTTGGATACAGCCTATTGCAGGGTCAGGAGATTCACTCCATTGAATCCCAAATGGCAAGCCATTTAAAAACGTCAATTCAATTTGAAACCCCCGTCAAACCAGAGGATATTCTAAAGCAATACGATTATGTTGTTGTGGCAACCGGAAATAAAGAGTATGCCCATCAATTAGGAATATGGCAAAATACTTATCAATCCTGGGTTAGGGGTGCTACCATTCTAGGTCGTTTTAACCCCCAGGAGATAAGGTTCTGGTTTAATAAGAATTATACTAAGGGTGGCTATGCTTATATGGTACCGATGGGAATAGAAAGAGCCACTTTAATGCTAAGTGTAGCCGATACAACACAGGATAAGCTCGCAGAGTTTTGGCAGAAATTCATTGACCAGGAAAAGCTTGACCCGGAGATTGTTTTACTCTGGGATGTAGCCTTCAACACCGGTGAAGTTTTTCCTCACCGAGTAGGTAATACTTTCTTTGTGGGAAATAGCGGCGGCTTTGTTACCAGTTGGCTGGGAGAAGGAACCTTTTCAAGTATTATGAGCGGTATAGAGGCTGCCCGTTCCATTGCTACAGGCTGCCCGTTCGAGAAAAGAATGAAGGAAATAACTCAAATAATGGAAAGACAAGCACGTTTCCGGTCTCTATGGGATAAATTTGATAACAAAGGTATCGATCGGGCTATCAGACTAATGGGTAGTCCTCTGATTCAATACCCTTTATACCATACAAATCTTAATTTTTTTAAAGCCATCGATCATTTCAACGACCGTTATTAA
- a CDS encoding CBO0543 family protein produces MTWVFFTIFCWLLALILVRQPGIKEYWPSALISLTVVYLVDSTGTYYGAYRFLNTPLINGVPILYLISSLALGMVTLRFYPREHREQLIYIAVLAALFLMAEIILMKTGNFIHLKGWHLGKSYILNILGFIIITWISTRFGIRGAAFHWPFALR; encoded by the coding sequence ATGACATGGGTTTTCTTTACAATCTTTTGTTGGCTTCTGGCCCTTATACTTGTGCGTCAACCGGGAATTAAAGAATACTGGCCCTCTGCTTTAATTAGCTTAACTGTAGTATATTTAGTTGATAGCACCGGGACATACTATGGTGCATATCGTTTTTTAAATACACCCCTCATTAACGGCGTACCTATTCTTTATTTAATATCCTCTTTGGCCCTTGGAATGGTAACCTTACGGTTTTATCCCCGGGAGCATCGTGAACAGTTGATTTATATTGCAGTATTAGCTGCTCTTTTTTTAATGGCTGAAATAATTCTTATGAAAACAGGTAACTTTATTCATCTAAAAGGCTGGCATTTAGGTAAAAGTTATATCCTCAATATTTTAGGTTTTATTATTATAACTTGGATTTCTACCAGATTTGGTATACGGGGTGCTGCCTTTCATTGGCCCTTTGCCCTTCGATAG
- a CDS encoding PhoH family protein, whose amino-acid sequence MHIRILDTNVLLDRPINEIIVSLEPCKIVIPLAVVNELDRFKGLEDARGHCARQAIRFLDSLRPHLHQGVSLPSGHQILVEVNHCNVPLPEYLPKEKVDTRILAIAKGFKEEQHYPVTLITQDICQRVIADTLGVSAENYAAEQVNLDLLYRGWDTINVSYEEVQDFYQLRHIATNKDLLENQFICMEDSLGGRHLGRYRKGFIHPLRRELHAFGLGPAEGNLEQSFLMDALLDPNIELVSILGPAGTGKTLLALAAGLQQVVNQRLYSKLIVTRALIPHSRDIGALPGTKKEKLTPWMAAIYDNLEFLTQNFVSSKHEERCSTAERVERFMEEGFIELEALTYIRGRSIPKQWILIDEAQNLTKENIKTIITRAGMGSKIVLTGDIQQIDNYRLTATSNGFVTLIDAFKNQDLYAHISLSRTERSRLAALGVDLLP is encoded by the coding sequence GTGCATATTAGGATCCTTGATACTAATGTTTTATTGGACCGGCCTATCAATGAAATTATCGTATCCCTGGAACCCTGTAAGATTGTTATCCCCCTTGCAGTTGTAAACGAACTGGACCGCTTTAAAGGCTTAGAGGATGCCCGGGGCCATTGCGCTCGTCAAGCAATCCGTTTTTTAGACAGTCTAAGACCCCATTTGCACCAAGGTGTTTCACTTCCCAGTGGGCATCAAATCCTAGTGGAAGTAAATCATTGTAATGTACCATTACCAGAGTATTTACCCAAAGAAAAGGTAGACACACGAATTCTGGCCATTGCCAAGGGCTTCAAAGAAGAACAACATTATCCCGTAACTCTTATCACCCAAGACATTTGTCAACGTGTTATTGCGGACACACTAGGTGTTTCAGCGGAAAACTATGCTGCAGAGCAAGTAAATTTGGATTTATTATACAGAGGCTGGGATACCATAAACGTTTCATACGAAGAGGTACAGGATTTTTACCAACTCAGACACATTGCAACAAATAAGGATCTATTAGAAAATCAATTTATATGCATGGAAGACAGCCTTGGCGGTCGTCATTTGGGACGATACCGTAAGGGCTTTATTCACCCTCTCCGTAGAGAACTTCATGCCTTTGGTTTAGGTCCAGCAGAAGGAAACCTTGAGCAATCTTTCTTAATGGATGCATTATTGGATCCTAATATTGAATTAGTTAGTATCTTAGGACCCGCTGGAACCGGTAAAACACTTTTGGCATTGGCAGCGGGATTACAACAGGTTGTAAATCAAAGGCTTTATTCTAAATTAATTGTTACCAGGGCATTAATTCCCCATAGTCGAGATATTGGTGCTTTACCAGGTACAAAAAAAGAAAAATTGACCCCATGGATGGCCGCAATCTATGATAACTTAGAATTTCTAACCCAGAATTTTGTTTCATCAAAACACGAAGAGAGATGTTCAACCGCCGAACGTGTGGAAAGATTTATGGAAGAGGGATTTATTGAGTTAGAGGCCCTAACTTATATTAGGGGTCGTTCAATTCCGAAACAATGGATTCTGATCGATGAAGCCCAAAACCTTACCAAAGAAAACATAAAAACAATTATAACCCGGGCAGGTATGGGTAGTAAAATTGTACTCACAGGAGATATTCAGCAAATTGATAATTACCGACTTACAGCTACCAGTAATGGCTTTGTAACTTTAATCGATGCCTTTAAAAACCAGGATTTATATGCTCACATCTCTTTAAGCCGTACGGAACGAAGTCGTCTAGCTGCCCTAGGAGTGGACCTACTACCATAA
- a CDS encoding MarR family winged helix-turn-helix transcriptional regulator, translating to MEQELIRQAEHLNFLIRTLNRKFRQYMLSQTVGCGLTVPQLHLMQELFQNPGITLGDLSIRLGLAKSTVSGIVDRLEKQGKVVRKRNDQDRRVVHIDLAPEVNEMNYNLALMRTNYLAGFLTSMAPVEIEGLINGLEKINFLMVQETNSLNNHSG from the coding sequence ATGGAACAGGAGTTGATTCGACAAGCAGAACATCTAAACTTTTTGATAAGAACTTTAAACCGAAAATTTCGTCAATATATGCTGTCACAAACTGTAGGTTGTGGTTTAACCGTTCCACAACTTCATTTAATGCAAGAGCTTTTTCAAAATCCCGGAATCACTCTTGGTGATCTGAGTATTCGATTAGGCTTGGCCAAAAGTACTGTTTCAGGAATTGTAGATCGGTTAGAAAAGCAAGGAAAAGTGGTTAGAAAAAGAAATGATCAGGATCGTAGGGTTGTTCATATAGACCTGGCCCCTGAAGTAAATGAGATGAATTATAATTTAGCCCTAATGAGAACAAATTACTTAGCTGGTTTTCTTACCTCAATGGCCCCAGTGGAAATCGAAGGACTTATCAATGGTTTAGAAAAAATTAATTTTTTGATGGTTCAAGAAACAAACTCTCTCAACAATCATTCTGGTTAG
- the sdaAB gene encoding L-serine ammonia-lyase, iron-sulfur-dependent subunit beta, with protein sequence MRYNSIFDIIGPVMVGPSSSHTAGAARIGKTTRNIFGRVPTRAEITLYGSFAQTYRGHGTDLALVGGILNLNANDENIVRSFQIAKDFGVEIIFKTVAEESDYHPNTARVCLSDSKGSLEVVGISVGGGKITITEIEGFKISLSGDSPTLLVFHHDRFGAIAKVAQVLACNEINIGHMEVARRSRGDQALMVIETDQDLTNETIKAVKRIDPEYRIALIIP encoded by the coding sequence ATGCGTTATAATTCAATTTTTGATATTATTGGGCCTGTGATGGTGGGACCTTCAAGTTCTCACACCGCAGGTGCAGCTAGAATAGGTAAAACAACTCGCAATATTTTTGGTAGAGTACCTACCAGAGCAGAGATTACGTTGTACGGTTCCTTTGCTCAAACCTACAGGGGGCATGGGACAGATCTCGCGTTGGTGGGGGGGATTTTAAATTTAAACGCTAACGATGAAAATATTGTAAGATCCTTTCAGATAGCCAAGGATTTTGGGGTGGAAATTATATTTAAGACTGTGGCAGAGGAGTCAGATTATCACCCCAATACTGCACGGGTTTGTTTAAGTGACAGTAAAGGGTCATTGGAAGTAGTGGGTATTTCAGTTGGTGGCGGTAAAATTACAATAACAGAAATTGAAGGTTTTAAAATATCTCTAAGTGGAGATAGCCCTACACTGTTAGTATTTCATCATGATCGATTTGGAGCCATTGCAAAGGTAGCCCAGGTTCTGGCTTGCAATGAAATTAATATTGGTCATATGGAAGTAGCCAGAAGGTCAAGGGGAGATCAGGCTCTAATGGTTATTGAAACTGATCAGGACCTAACAAATGAAACCATTAAAGCTGTTAAAAGGATTGATCCTGAGTACCGGATTGCTTTAATTATTCCGTAA
- the sdaAA gene encoding L-serine ammonia-lyase, iron-sulfur-dependent, subunit alpha: MKYRTVAELVKLAQEEGLSIGQTVMNQESQTTGRPREEVLSNMEKSLRVMEQAVEKGINEEVVSRSGLTGGDAKRLRDYAKSGQSLSKGVVLDAVNYALATSEVNASMGLIVATPTAGSSGVLPGCLLAVGKHLGSKRENMVNALFNAGGIGFVIANNATISGAAGGCQAEIGAAAAMAASAVVELAGGTPEQCSQGAAIALKNLLGLACDPVAGLVEVPCVKRNSMGAAVAIVAADMALAGITSVIPCDEVIEAMYKIGTMLPSCLRETSLAGLAITPTGEELNQKVHNLNKE; the protein is encoded by the coding sequence ATGAAGTACCGTACAGTAGCTGAGTTAGTCAAACTTGCTCAAGAAGAAGGTCTATCCATTGGACAGACAGTGATGAACCAAGAGAGCCAGACCACAGGCCGACCAAGAGAAGAAGTGTTATCAAACATGGAAAAAAGCCTTCGGGTAATGGAACAGGCTGTGGAGAAAGGTATTAATGAAGAGGTGGTTTCTCGCAGTGGCCTAACCGGAGGAGATGCCAAACGGCTTAGGGATTATGCCAAAAGTGGCCAGAGCCTAAGTAAAGGGGTGGTTTTAGATGCAGTGAACTATGCATTGGCGACCTCTGAAGTAAATGCCTCTATGGGGCTTATCGTAGCAACTCCTACAGCTGGTTCCAGTGGAGTTCTACCTGGGTGTCTGTTGGCAGTGGGGAAACATCTGGGAAGTAAACGAGAAAATATGGTAAATGCATTATTTAATGCCGGTGGAATCGGTTTTGTCATTGCGAACAATGCAACCATTTCAGGAGCCGCCGGGGGGTGTCAGGCGGAAATAGGTGCAGCAGCAGCAATGGCAGCTTCTGCCGTTGTAGAATTAGCAGGTGGAACACCTGAACAATGTTCCCAAGGAGCAGCTATTGCTTTAAAGAACCTTTTAGGCTTAGCATGTGATCCCGTTGCAGGACTGGTGGAAGTTCCCTGTGTCAAACGGAATTCAATGGGAGCTGCAGTGGCTATAGTAGCAGCAGATATGGCACTGGCAGGAATTACTAGTGTTATACCCTGTGATGAGGTTATTGAGGCTATGTATAAGATTGGAACCATGTTGCCTTCCTGCTTGCGTGAAACCTCATTGGCTGGTTTGGCCATAACACCAACAGGAGAAGAATTAAATCAAAAAGTGCATAATTTAAATAAAGAATAA
- a CDS encoding class I SAM-dependent methyltransferase, protein MTEMERNHWWYKGRREIIGTLLSPFLKCGNKILDAGCGAGGTMEYMLKYGCVVGVDISPEMVEHCRNIGLSAYCEGVERLPFENHSFDLVLCLDVLEHLPDERPALHELKRVVRPGGMLVFTVPAFRWLWGRHDELNNHYRRYNFGELINLLKKSNLRVERTTYFNFFLLPSVWLVRRLGRVLNFTNKTDLELGTGIMNQLLLFILKIELGFLKIINFPVGVSQIVVAKKEEIDEI, encoded by the coding sequence ATGACTGAAATGGAACGAAATCACTGGTGGTATAAGGGCCGCCGGGAAATTATTGGAACATTATTGTCTCCTTTTCTAAAATGTGGAAATAAAATATTAGATGCTGGTTGCGGTGCTGGTGGTACAATGGAATATATGTTAAAATATGGATGCGTTGTGGGGGTAGATATATCACCAGAAATGGTGGAACACTGTCGTAATATAGGGTTATCTGCTTACTGCGAAGGCGTAGAAAGGCTTCCCTTTGAAAATCATAGTTTTGATCTTGTACTTTGCCTGGATGTTCTAGAACATTTACCAGATGAAAGACCTGCTTTGCATGAATTGAAAAGGGTAGTTCGTCCCGGGGGTATGCTGGTATTTACTGTACCTGCCTTCAGGTGGCTCTGGGGTAGACATGATGAATTAAATAATCACTATAGAAGATATAATTTCGGAGAACTGATTAATCTTCTGAAGAAGTCAAATCTTAGGGTAGAAAGGACCACCTACTTTAATTTCTTCCTTTTACCGTCCGTGTGGCTTGTAAGAAGATTGGGGAGAGTCTTAAATTTTACAAACAAAACGGATTTAGAATTAGGTACAGGCATTATGAACCAGTTACTATTATTTATATTAAAAATTGAATTAGGTTTTCTTAAAATTATTAATTTTCCCGTAGGTGTATCCCAAATTGTTGTGGCTAAAAAAGAAGAAATAGATGAGATTTAA
- a CDS encoding flavin reductase family protein — protein sequence MSQKSCQVYLWRCSFCGKKAYGKKPPISCNKCFSEANRYILIPKKEADIEVPNLEKFFGMPGLNNFLYLVGSTLDGRPNAMCCSSVTQISFCPARVAVAVNKNNLTHDFIKESGVFSLSPLTQSQGKVAHFFGRNSGRQVNKFEQYHYRSAVTGSPIIEGSFGYYDCEVEHRATVELDSHTLFVGKIIDGSLNSNELFLTYYDYKREYLAPRHNIT from the coding sequence ATGTCACAAAAGAGTTGTCAAGTCTACTTATGGAGATGTTCATTTTGTGGAAAAAAAGCTTATGGAAAAAAGCCGCCTATAAGCTGTAATAAGTGTTTTAGTGAAGCCAATCGGTATATTCTTATTCCTAAAAAAGAAGCGGACATTGAGGTTCCCAACCTTGAGAAGTTTTTCGGTATGCCTGGTTTAAACAATTTTTTGTATTTAGTGGGTTCAACACTTGATGGAAGGCCTAATGCCATGTGTTGCAGTAGTGTAACGCAGATTAGTTTTTGTCCTGCCAGAGTTGCTGTGGCGGTAAATAAGAATAACCTAACCCATGATTTTATAAAAGAAAGTGGAGTTTTTTCCCTTTCTCCCCTTACGCAAAGCCAAGGTAAAGTGGCTCATTTTTTTGGCCGAAACTCTGGGAGACAGGTTAATAAATTTGAGCAGTATCATTATAGATCCGCAGTTACAGGGAGTCCGATTATTGAAGGTAGTTTTGGTTATTATGACTGTGAAGTTGAGCATAGAGCCACAGTAGAGTTAGATAGCCATACTTTGTTTGTGGGAAAAATAATAGATGGGTCATTAAATTCAAATGAACTATTTTTAACTTATTATGATTATAAGCGAGAATATTTAGCCCCTAGGCATAATATAACCTAA
- a CDS encoding CBS and ACT domain-containing protein has product MFVKDCMTTSPVTISKGTPILDALEKMKKLKIRQLPVTDKGRLVGLVTERELLTVTPSPATTLSIFEMNYLLSKMVVGEVMVKDPITVNPETTMEEAALIMRENKIGSMLVMEEDELVGIITQTDIFDAFIEFFGLRKAATRLVLQVYDRVGAIADLTDIIRDMNISISGIVIHRRDNNLVHMVVRVNTIEPEPLVKELEARGIPVLSIS; this is encoded by the coding sequence GTGTTTGTTAAAGATTGTATGACCACTTCACCGGTTACCATTTCCAAAGGTACCCCTATTCTTGATGCGCTGGAAAAAATGAAAAAGTTAAAAATTCGTCAGTTACCTGTTACTGATAAAGGGCGCCTAGTAGGTTTAGTTACAGAAAGGGAATTGTTAACGGTTACTCCCTCCCCAGCAACTACACTAAGTATTTTTGAAATGAACTACCTTCTTTCTAAAATGGTTGTGGGGGAAGTTATGGTAAAGGACCCCATTACTGTAAATCCAGAAACAACTATGGAAGAAGCTGCCCTTATTATGAGAGAAAATAAAATTGGTAGTATGCTAGTAATGGAAGAGGATGAATTGGTTGGTATTATTACTCAGACCGATATCTTTGATGCATTTATAGAATTTTTTGGACTAAGGAAAGCGGCAACTAGGCTTGTGTTACAGGTTTATGACAGGGTTGGGGCTATTGCAGATTTAACTGATATTATTAGGGATATGAATATCAGTATTAGTGGAATTGTAATACATAGAAGAGATAATAATCTTGTGCATATGGTTGTTAGAGTGAATACCATAGAGCCTGAACCACTGGTAAAAGAGCTGGAAGCCAGAGGAATTCCAGTACTTTCAATTAGCTAA
- a CDS encoding alpha-hydroxy-acid oxidizing protein — MDLKTIKTEAKDKLKGYCRVCPVCDGRACSGEVPGMGGTGTGVSFRNNLNALASYNLNMRTLHNAKNPSTETELFGVALTSPIMAAPMTGTPYNMGGSLSEKEFISMIVSGSKQAGTLGWTGDGADPEMYNSGLEAITNEQGYGIPIIKPREQNVIIECIGRAERAGAKAVGVDIDGAGLVTMALKGQPVGPKSKREIKELVNATKLPFILKGIMTVDEAEMAVEAGVSAIVVSNHGGRILDFTPGAADVLPAIAAAVKGKVTILADGGVRTGVDVLKLLALGADGVLVGRPLVVGAFGGHTEGVKFLIEKMTSELKQAMILTGCNTIKEINDSVIYNAQ, encoded by the coding sequence ATGGATTTAAAAACAATTAAAACAGAAGCAAAGGACAAATTAAAAGGCTATTGTCGCGTTTGTCCAGTGTGTGATGGTCGTGCCTGTAGCGGGGAAGTTCCTGGTATGGGTGGTACTGGTACCGGTGTTAGTTTTCGCAACAATTTAAATGCTTTAGCTTCCTATAACTTAAACATGCGTACCTTACACAATGCTAAGAACCCCAGCACCGAAACTGAATTATTTGGTGTTGCACTTACTTCCCCCATTATGGCTGCGCCCATGACTGGTACTCCATACAATATGGGAGGATCATTATCAGAGAAAGAATTCATTAGCATGATTGTTTCCGGGAGCAAACAGGCAGGAACACTGGGTTGGACCGGTGACGGCGCTGACCCAGAAATGTATAACTCAGGTCTAGAAGCCATCACAAATGAACAAGGATACGGTATTCCTATTATTAAGCCACGGGAACAAAATGTTATTATTGAATGTATTGGTCGTGCCGAACGAGCTGGGGCCAAAGCAGTTGGGGTTGATATTGACGGTGCTGGTCTTGTAACGATGGCCCTAAAAGGTCAACCTGTAGGTCCTAAATCAAAAAGAGAAATTAAGGAACTTGTTAATGCCACTAAGTTGCCTTTCATTCTTAAGGGAATTATGACGGTTGATGAAGCCGAAATGGCAGTAGAAGCTGGAGTCAGTGCTATTGTAGTATCGAACCACGGTGGTCGTATATTGGATTTTACTCCAGGAGCAGCTGATGTATTGCCTGCCATTGCTGCAGCTGTAAAAGGGAAGGTTACAATCCTTGCCGATGGCGGTGTACGTACCGGTGTGGATGTTCTGAAACTTCTTGCCCTGGGGGCGGATGGGGTACTGGTTGGACGTCCATTGGTTGTTGGGGCCTTCGGTGGGCATACTGAAGGGGTTAAGTTCTTGATTGAAAAAATGACATCTGAACTAAAACAAGCTATGATTTTAACTGGCTGCAATACTATTAAAGAAATAAATGACAGTGTAATTTATAATGCGCAATAA
- a CDS encoding L,D-transpeptidase family protein has product MSFFIFTPIAGATEKSKMIIINKKTNQLGFYEDGLLSKVFPVATGRQRSFTPEGNFRVINKQLNPPYYKKNIPGGSPYNPLGPRWLGLSAPGGPYGIHGNSNPASIGTYASNGCIRLFNNDILWLYEQVPLGTPVIIVWNNINLNEGFVDTKPIKLYFNNESIEANQFKLFSKQDKPYLPLKLLCQLLDYGLNWDNTASTVSVTKSDFITQLTPNEQTAIINGQTSSLADIPLLVDGTTFVTISTVKQIFNVDIQWHSETREVFLYSIESDKMLTDTTQRPAEWIVNLPDLINQ; this is encoded by the coding sequence ATGTCGTTCTTCATTTTTACACCCATTGCCGGAGCAACCGAAAAAAGTAAAATGATTATAATTAACAAAAAAACAAATCAACTAGGATTCTACGAAGACGGTTTGCTCTCAAAAGTGTTTCCTGTTGCTACCGGTAGACAACGCAGTTTCACACCTGAAGGAAATTTTAGAGTAATTAACAAACAGCTAAACCCACCCTATTACAAAAAGAATATTCCAGGAGGCAGTCCCTATAACCCCCTGGGTCCCCGTTGGTTGGGGCTAAGTGCACCTGGTGGTCCCTATGGTATACATGGCAATAGTAATCCCGCTTCCATTGGCACCTATGCTTCTAATGGTTGTATTCGTCTTTTTAATAATGATATCCTTTGGCTTTATGAGCAGGTACCCCTGGGTACACCAGTTATTATTGTCTGGAATAACATTAATTTAAACGAAGGCTTTGTTGACACAAAACCAATAAAGTTATACTTTAATAATGAATCAATAGAAGCCAATCAATTCAAACTTTTTTCTAAACAAGATAAGCCTTATTTGCCATTAAAACTCCTATGCCAGCTACTTGACTATGGCCTTAACTGGGACAATACAGCAAGTACAGTTAGCGTAACCAAATCTGACTTTATTACCCAATTAACACCCAATGAACAAACTGCAATCATTAATGGCCAAACCTCCTCCTTGGCAGATATTCCGTTGTTGGTGGATGGAACTACCTTTGTCACTATTTCAACAGTTAAGCAAATCTTTAATGTGGATATCCAATGGCATTCGGAGACAAGAGAGGTTTTTCTTTATTCAATTGAGTCAGATAAAATGTTAACTGATACAACTCAAAGGCCCGCAGAATGGATTGTCAATTTACCGGATCTCATAAATCAGTAG